Within Winogradskyella helgolandensis, the genomic segment TTAAATCTATTATTAGACAAGAAAGTGATACGAAACGAAGTACCGATTTAGAGCATCTTTATAAAAACGTAGAACAACATTTAGACAAATTGAAAGACTACAAAGTCCAAATAGATTTTAAATAAAAAAAGCTAATTCATTACTGAATTAGCTTCTATTATACATTAAAATTATTTTACTGTTTAATAAAACGTTTAGTGTGTGTTTCTGTATCATCAGTTATTCTAACCAAATACACTCCACTTTTCCAATTAGAAACGTCTATTGTTGATACTAATTTTGTAATTACACCATTATAAATTCGTTTTCCTAATACATCAAAGACTTCTAATTTTAAATCTTCATTTGTATTGTGCAACTTAATATTAAGTTTATTTTTAGCAGGATTAGGCGCAATTGTAAATTCACTATCTTGAATTTCAATTGAATTTAGGCTCGTTCGGTTATTATCAATTTGAGTTGAAGATACCTGAGCAAATGAATTTGCTGTTATAAAAAATAGTAAAAAAAGTAATTTTAGTCTCATACAAGTAGGCATTAGTTAAGCTAAGTTAGTAATTATTAGTGAATAACACTTACACTTCATCGAAAACTGTGCCATTATTTACTTAAATACATTTTTCTTCTTGCATATAAGTCATAAAACTGATCATCCTTTAAATTGTCAATAAATAGGATACTTTCTCCCGTACTTTTCATTTCTGGCCCCAATTGCTTATTCACATTAGGAAACTTATTAAATGAAAATACCGGTTGCTTTATTGCGTAGCCATTTAATTGTGGTTTAAAATCAAAGTCAGTCACTTTTTTCTCTCCTAACATTACTTTAGTTGCATAATTCACATAAGGTTCTTTGTACGCTTTTGCGATAAAAGGCACTGTACGCGATGCTCTAGGATTGGCTTCAATGATATAAACAATATCATCTTGTATAGCGAATTGAATATTAATTAATCCAACCGTATGTAACGCTCTTGCTATAGTATGTGTGTGGTCAATTATCTGTTGCATTACTAAATCTCCCAAGTTGAATGCTGGCAATAAGGCATTACTGTCACCAGAGTGAATACCACAAGGTTCAATATGCTCCATTATTCCGATGATATATACATTACCATCTGCATCACAAATAGCATCAGCCTCTGCTTCTATCGCTCCATCTAAATAATGATCCAACAACAATTTATTTCCTG encodes:
- a CDS encoding T9SS type A sorting domain-containing protein, yielding MRLKLLFLLFFITANSFAQVSSTQIDNNRTSLNSIEIQDSEFTIAPNPAKNKLNIKLHNTNEDLKLEVFDVLGKRIYNGVITKLVSTIDVSNWKSGVYLVRITDDTETHTKRFIKQ